In the genome of Sciurus carolinensis chromosome 3, mSciCar1.2, whole genome shotgun sequence, one region contains:
- the Vps25 gene encoding vacuolar protein-sorting-associated protein 25 isoform X2, with protein MAMSFEWPWQYRFPPFFTLQPNVDTRQKQLAAWCSLVLSFCRLHKQSSMTVMEAQESPLFNNVKLQRKLPVESIQIVLEELRKKGNLEWLDKNKSSFLIMWRRPEEWGKLIYQWVSRSGQNNSVFTLYELTNGEDTEDEGLCLLLPPSPHDFSAVAWPSPSFRLRKARGFF; from the exons ATGGCGATGAGTTTCGAGTGGCCGTGGCAGTATCGCTTCCCGCCCTTCTTTAC GTTACAGCCGAACGTGGACACTCGGCAGAAGCAGCTGGCTGCCTGGTGCTCGCTGGTCCTGTCTTTCTGTCGCTTGCACAAACAGTCCAGCATGACGGTGATGGAAGCGCAGGAAAGCCCACTCTTCAACAACGTCAAGCTACAGC GGAAACTTCCTGTGGAATCAATCCAGATTGTATTAGAGGAACTAAGGAAGAAAg GGAATCTCGAGTGGTTGGATAAGAACAAGTCTAGCTTCCTGATCATGTGGCGGAGGCCAGAAGAATGGGGGAAACTCATTTATCAGTGG GTTTCCAGGAGTGGCCAAAATAACTCTGTATTCACCCTGTATGAACTGACCAATGGGGAAGACACAGAGGATGAGG GCCTCTGCTTGCTACTCCCACCATCACCCCATGACTTCAGTGCTGTAGCCTGGCCCAGTCCATCATTCAGGCTGAGGAAAGCTAGAGGCTTCTTCTGA
- the Ramp2 gene encoding LOW QUALITY PROTEIN: receptor activity-modifying protein 2 (The sequence of the model RefSeq protein was modified relative to this genomic sequence to represent the inferred CDS: inserted 2 bases in 2 codons), with the protein MDPRTRVTRGAVQPRRVSWKRAWPKPARRREPRAPGAGAAATPPPARRPRASPPPPTWPQPSQPLRGSGAASCGWGRGYRRPHSGPVQLHRPSSPPRRAMASLRAERTGGSPRLPETRAGWPTALRLLLLLGAVLKPQESLAQXFPTQDSLKAEGKMVEDYKTNALLCWNGYKIYMDSIEKDWCDWTMISRPYSDLRDCLEHEAEEFGLGFPNPWAERIIFETHLIHFANCSLVQPSFSDPPXDVLLAMIIAPICLIPFLVTLVVWRSKDSETQA; encoded by the exons ATGGATCCCCGTACTAGGGTTACGAGGGGAGCTGTCCAGCCCCGCAGGGTGAGCTGGAAAAGAGCGTGGCCAAAGCCGGCGAGGCGGAGGGAGCCGCGGGCGCCAGGCGCGGGTGCGGCAGCGACTCCCCCTCCAGCTCGCCGGCCCCGGGCGTCGCCCCCGCCCCCCACGTGGCCGCAGCCGTCCCAGCCCCTCCGAGGAAGCGGCGCGGCTTCCTGCGGCTGGGGCCGGGGATATAGGCGCCCCCACTCGGGCCCGGTTCAGCTCCACCGCCCCTCCTCGCCTCCTCGCCGCGCGATGGCTTCGCTCCGAGCGGAGCGCACCGGCGGCAGCCCGCGACTCCCCGAGACCCGCGCGGGGTGGCCGACAGcgctccgcctcctcctcctgctgggcG CTGTCCTGAAGCCCCAGGAGTCTCTGGCTC CTTTTCCCACCCAGGACAGCCTGAAGGCGGAAG GGAAGATGGTGGAAGATTATAAGACCAATGCCCTACTTTGCTGGAATGGTTATAAGATATATATGGACTCCATTGAAAAGGATTGGTGTGACTGGACCATGATTAGCAG GCCTTATAGCGACCTTCGAGATTGCTTGGAGCACGAGGCAGAGGAGTTTGGACTGGGCTTCCCCAATCCCTGGGCAGAGAGGATCATCTTTGAGACCCACCTGATCCACTTTGCCAACTGCTCCCTGGTGCAGCCCAGCTTCTCCGATCCCC GAGATGTGCTCTTGGCCATGATCATAGCCCCCATCTGCCTCATCCCCTTCCTCGTCACTCTTGTGGTATGGAGGAGTAAAGACAGTGAGACCCAGGCCTAG